The proteins below come from a single Mycolicibacterium sp. TY81 genomic window:
- a CDS encoding class I SAM-dependent methyltransferase produces MGIAVTSLTPAERTALLTVYARALDSRRPRPILGDTWADAAVAAIDYDFAALGVQTSVVCQTALRAKMLDDRVAAFLAAHPDAVVVDLGGGLDSGFYRVAPPPTVDWYTVDLAGISALREELLPANPHCHTVVASVAETDWAAGIPADRPTMLVADGLFAFLTEPVIAGVFRSVTEHFHHGELAFNDYGQFGPISLAAFKYLPQKMFKDVGSQLGYAGFKDARHPLTWNPRMHLIEEASLAHQPEVDLFPRVLRIATRLTGRTRAGARKARILRYGF; encoded by the coding sequence ATGGGAATAGCTGTCACGTCACTGACGCCTGCGGAACGGACCGCCCTGCTCACCGTGTACGCGAGGGCCCTCGACAGCCGGCGGCCCCGACCGATTCTCGGGGACACCTGGGCAGATGCCGCAGTGGCGGCCATCGACTACGACTTCGCCGCACTCGGGGTCCAGACCAGCGTGGTCTGCCAGACCGCGCTGCGCGCCAAGATGCTCGACGACCGCGTAGCTGCATTCCTCGCAGCCCATCCCGATGCGGTCGTGGTCGATCTGGGCGGGGGCCTCGACAGCGGCTTCTATCGGGTCGCACCGCCGCCGACGGTCGACTGGTACACCGTCGACCTGGCGGGCATCTCCGCGCTTCGCGAGGAGCTGTTGCCGGCGAATCCGCACTGCCATACGGTGGTGGCATCGGTGGCCGAAACAGACTGGGCCGCAGGGATTCCCGCAGACCGGCCCACCATGCTTGTGGCGGACGGTCTGTTCGCGTTCCTCACCGAGCCCGTCATAGCCGGTGTGTTCCGCAGCGTCACCGAACATTTCCACCACGGCGAGCTGGCGTTCAACGATTACGGACAGTTCGGGCCGATCAGCCTCGCGGCGTTCAAGTACCTGCCGCAGAAGATGTTCAAAGACGTCGGCAGCCAACTGGGTTACGCGGGTTTCAAAGACGCCCGGCACCCCTTGACCTGGAATCCCCGAATGCACCTCATCGAAGAAGCCAGCCTGGCCCACCAGCCCGAGGTTGACCTGTTTCCCCGGGTGCTGCGGATCGCCACCCGGCTGACGGGGCGCACCCGCGCCGGTGCCCGGAAAGCCCGGATCCTGCGTTACGGCTTCTGA
- a CDS encoding carboxylesterase/lipase family protein: MHERTVRVTIDSGTIEGFTRDGVHRWRSVPYARPPVGPWRYRAPQPVQPWRGVRYCHGFTYCAPQDRKFTMLSVGKYQPMGEDCLTLNVVTPEQPTGEPLPVMFFIHGGGYILGSSATPIYDGAALARRGCIFVSANYRLGALGCFDVSTLATAEHPLDDNLFLRDLVAALKWVRTNIAVFGGDPDNVTIFGESAGAHAVATLLAVPQAKGLFHQAIAESPASGMVRSPDAAAQFAKQFAAQLGAGERDGAAALMAAKPAELLAALDRVIHGAVADMPGAFPAGPAYGTEFLPEDPMVAMREGRAHQVPLIVGSNADEGRLFTKFMQLLPTNEAMIERILAHVPAEQRARIIGAYPGYPHSADACIKLGGDFAFGTAAWDIAGAHMRHAPTYAYRYDYAPPALHWTGLGATHATELLAVFDVYRTPLGSVLTAAMDRKSALRISNDVQNRWRAFARTGVPGEGWPRYDADDRAVLVFDRKTRVEFDPRAEQRQAWEGFSLVHG; this comes from the coding sequence ATGCACGAACGTACCGTCCGCGTGACCATCGACAGCGGAACCATCGAGGGTTTCACCCGTGACGGCGTGCACCGTTGGCGTTCCGTGCCTTACGCGCGGCCGCCGGTGGGCCCGTGGCGCTACCGGGCCCCGCAACCGGTGCAGCCGTGGCGCGGCGTGCGGTACTGCCATGGCTTCACGTACTGCGCGCCGCAGGACCGCAAATTCACCATGCTCAGCGTGGGCAAGTACCAGCCGATGGGTGAGGACTGTCTGACCCTCAACGTGGTGACGCCCGAGCAGCCCACCGGCGAGCCGTTGCCCGTGATGTTCTTCATCCACGGTGGCGGCTACATCCTCGGCAGTTCTGCCACCCCGATCTACGACGGGGCCGCACTGGCGCGGCGCGGCTGCATCTTCGTCTCGGCCAACTACCGGCTGGGTGCGCTCGGCTGTTTCGATGTGTCGACCCTGGCCACTGCGGAGCACCCGCTGGACGACAACCTTTTTCTGCGCGACCTGGTGGCGGCGCTGAAGTGGGTGCGGACCAACATCGCGGTTTTCGGCGGCGACCCGGACAACGTGACCATCTTCGGGGAGAGTGCCGGTGCGCACGCCGTCGCGACGCTGCTCGCCGTGCCGCAGGCGAAAGGCCTTTTCCACCAAGCGATTGCCGAGAGCCCCGCCAGTGGCATGGTGCGGTCACCCGACGCGGCGGCCCAGTTCGCGAAGCAGTTCGCCGCGCAGCTCGGCGCCGGTGAGCGCGACGGCGCCGCCGCGCTGATGGCCGCGAAACCGGCTGAGCTGCTGGCCGCGCTGGACCGCGTCATCCATGGTGCGGTGGCCGACATGCCGGGGGCCTTTCCGGCCGGCCCGGCGTACGGCACCGAGTTCCTCCCCGAGGATCCGATGGTCGCGATGCGCGAGGGGCGGGCCCACCAGGTGCCGCTCATCGTGGGCAGCAATGCCGACGAGGGCCGCCTGTTCACCAAGTTCATGCAGCTGCTGCCCACCAACGAGGCCATGATCGAACGCATCCTGGCCCATGTCCCGGCCGAGCAACGCGCCCGGATCATCGGGGCCTATCCGGGCTACCCGCACTCGGCCGACGCCTGTATCAAGCTCGGCGGCGACTTCGCCTTCGGCACGGCGGCGTGGGATATCGCCGGCGCGCACATGCGCCACGCGCCCACGTACGCGTATCGGTACGACTACGCGCCACCGGCGCTGCATTGGACGGGTCTGGGCGCCACGCACGCGACCGAACTGCTCGCCGTGTTCGACGTGTACCGGACCCCGCTGGGTTCGGTGCTGACGGCCGCCATGGACCGCAAGTCGGCGTTGCGGATCAGCAATGACGTGCAGAACCGCTGGCGGGCGTTCGCCCGCACGGGCGTCCCCGGCGAGGGCTGGCCACGGTACGACGCCGACGACCGCGCCGTGCTGGTGTTCGACCGCAAGACGCGTGTCGAGTTCGATCCCCGGGCCGAGCAGCGTCAGGCCTGGGAAGGCTTTTCACTGGT